Proteins encoded together in one Pseudoroseomonas cervicalis window:
- the leuD gene encoding 3-isopropylmalate dehydratase small subunit, whose translation MRPFTRLDATACPLPLANVDTDQLIPARFMKRPRSEGYGQFLLYDLRFAEDGAVRGDSPIDAPERAGAEILVARRNFGSGSSREAAVYALVDGGFRCVLAPSFGDIFSSNAVNNGLLPARLAEGEIEALLAWLRDGGRSVTVDLEACTVAAGELRFGFSIDPVWRVKLLNGWNDLDLTLSHAEAIADFATRDAQLRPWAQLPAKN comes from the coding sequence ATGCGCCCCTTCACCCGGCTCGACGCCACCGCCTGTCCACTGCCGCTGGCCAATGTGGACACGGACCAGCTGATTCCCGCGCGCTTCATGAAGCGGCCGCGCAGCGAGGGCTATGGCCAGTTCCTTCTGTACGATCTGCGCTTCGCCGAGGATGGCGCGGTACGCGGCGATTCGCCGATCGACGCGCCGGAGCGCGCGGGGGCGGAGATCCTGGTGGCGCGGCGCAATTTCGGCAGCGGTTCCTCGCGCGAGGCGGCGGTGTATGCGCTGGTGGATGGCGGCTTCCGCTGCGTGCTGGCGCCCAGCTTCGGCGATATTTTTTCGAGCAATGCCGTGAACAACGGCCTGCTGCCGGCGCGGCTGGCCGAGGGGGAGATCGAAGCCCTTCTGGCGTGGCTGCGGGATGGCGGCCGCAGCGTGACGGTGGATCTGGAGGCCTGCACGGTCGCCGCGGGCGAGTTGCGCTTCGGCTTCAGCATCGACCCGGTGTGGCGGGTGAAGCTGCTGAATGGCTGGAACGACCTCGACCTGACGTTGAGTCATGCGGAGGCGATCGCCGATTTCGCCACGCGCGATGCGCAGCTCCGCCCCTGGGCGCAGTTGCCGGCCAAAAACTGA
- the leuC gene encoding 3-isopropylmalate dehydratase large subunit, giving the protein MPEGRAPRALFDKVWDAHVVLTREDGQSLLWIDRHFFHEGSHHAFAQLRARQARVARPELNIGIADHYVPTRTPGRSIPDAGIAGMVSGLEANAAQHGMRIFGLHDPRQGIVHVVGPEQGLTLPGLTIVCGDSHTSTHGAFGALAFGIGASEVAHVLMTQTLWQKRPKRMRIRTDGALRAGVSAKDLALSIIARIGADGAQGHAVEYAGSAVRGLSMEGRLTLCNLAIESGARCGMVAPDETTIAFLRGRPHAPQGAAFDAAAEAWLALPSDADAAFDREVALDAAEIAPTVTWGVSPEDALPVTAALPDPDRATDPAKAAQIRDALEYMGLRPGQRLEEIAVDRVFIGSCTNSRIEDLRAAAAVLAGRRAVVPGLVSPGSTLVKQQAEQEGLDRIFRAAGLEWVESGCSMCVGMNGDLVPAGERCASTTNRNFKGRQGKGARTHLMSPAMAAAAALTGHIADVRPMLEGRS; this is encoded by the coding sequence ATGCCGGAAGGCCGCGCGCCGCGCGCGCTGTTCGACAAGGTGTGGGATGCGCATGTCGTGCTCACGCGCGAGGATGGGCAGAGCCTGCTCTGGATCGACCGGCATTTCTTCCATGAGGGCTCGCACCACGCCTTCGCCCAGCTGCGCGCCCGCCAAGCGCGCGTGGCGCGGCCGGAGCTGAATATCGGCATCGCCGACCATTACGTGCCGACGCGCACGCCCGGGCGCAGCATCCCGGATGCGGGCATCGCCGGCATGGTGTCGGGGCTGGAGGCGAATGCGGCGCAGCATGGGATGCGGATTTTCGGGCTGCATGATCCGCGCCAGGGCATCGTGCATGTGGTGGGGCCGGAACAGGGGCTGACCCTGCCGGGGCTGACCATCGTCTGCGGCGACAGCCACACCTCCACCCATGGCGCCTTCGGCGCGCTGGCCTTCGGCATCGGCGCCTCGGAGGTCGCGCATGTGCTGATGACGCAGACGCTGTGGCAGAAGCGGCCGAAGCGCATGCGCATCCGCACCGATGGCGCGCTGCGCGCGGGGGTGTCCGCCAAGGATCTGGCACTGTCGATCATCGCGCGCATCGGCGCCGATGGGGCGCAGGGCCATGCGGTGGAATATGCCGGCAGCGCCGTGCGCGGCTTGTCGATGGAGGGGCGGCTGACGCTGTGCAACCTCGCCATCGAGAGCGGCGCGCGCTGCGGCATGGTGGCGCCGGATGAGACCACAATCGCCTTCCTGCGCGGCCGGCCGCACGCGCCGCAGGGTGCCGCCTTCGATGCCGCCGCCGAGGCCTGGCTCGCCCTGCCCAGCGATGCGGATGCCGCATTCGACCGCGAGGTGGCGCTGGACGCGGCGGAGATCGCGCCCACCGTCACCTGGGGCGTCAGCCCGGAGGATGCGCTGCCGGTGACGGCCGCGCTGCCCGACCCCGACCGCGCGACCGACCCGGCGAAGGCCGCGCAGATCCGCGACGCGCTGGAGTATATGGGCCTGCGGCCGGGCCAGAGGCTGGAGGAGATCGCGGTGGACCGGGTCTTCATCGGCTCCTGCACCAACAGCCGGATCGAGGATCTGCGCGCCGCCGCCGCCGTGCTGGCCGGGCGGCGGGCGGTGGTGCCGGGGCTGGTCTCGCCGGGCTCGACCCTGGTGAAACAGCAGGCGGAGCAGGAAGGGCTGGACCGCATCTTCCGCGCGGCCGGGCTGGAATGGGTGGAATCCGGCTGCTCCATGTGCGTCGGCATGAATGGCGATCTGGTGCCGGCGGGGGAGCGCTGCGCCTCGACCACCAACCGCAATTTCAAGGGAAGGCAGGGCAAGGGCGCGCGCACGCATCTGATGTCGCCCGCCATGGCCGCCGCCGCGGCGCTGACCGGCCATATCGCCGATGTGCGGCCGATGCTGGAGGGAAGGTCCTGA
- a CDS encoding GntR family transcriptional regulator, translating to MDAAVEPFKARRVYLLLRDRIAGGTLAVGARLPGEPDLAAEHGVSRVTIRRALDQLAAEGLVERRAGVGTFVRGGALLAPTIVDFSDVFSHLKEMGRRTEVRLLSFGYAQPPAHVAAALGLAPADRAQRAVRMRLMNGAPFSHLTTHVPERIGQTYSEAELASQPLLTLLERSGLRVARARQSIGATLAGPEVAELLQLEIGAPLLSLTRLVEDEEGRAVEHLHALYRPDRFNFQMQLQRTGADGARRWSPLPPRAANTEETATSRSPRSKRNSSS from the coding sequence GTGGACGCCGCCGTCGAACCCTTCAAGGCGCGCCGGGTCTATCTGCTGCTGCGGGACCGCATTGCCGGCGGCACCCTGGCGGTGGGCGCGCGCCTGCCGGGCGAGCCGGACCTGGCGGCCGAGCATGGCGTCTCCCGCGTCACCATCCGCCGCGCGCTGGACCAGCTGGCGGCCGAGGGGCTGGTCGAGCGCCGCGCCGGCGTCGGCACCTTCGTCCGCGGCGGCGCGCTGCTGGCGCCGACCATCGTCGATTTCTCCGACGTCTTCTCGCATCTGAAGGAGATGGGCCGGCGCACCGAGGTGCGGCTGCTCTCCTTCGGTTATGCCCAGCCGCCGGCGCATGTCGCCGCGGCGCTGGGCCTGGCGCCGGCGGACCGCGCGCAGCGTGCGGTGCGCATGCGTCTGATGAACGGCGCACCCTTCTCGCATCTGACCACCCATGTGCCGGAGCGCATCGGCCAGACCTATTCCGAGGCCGAGCTCGCCTCGCAGCCGCTGCTGACGCTGCTGGAGCGCAGCGGCCTGCGTGTGGCCCGCGCCCGGCAGAGCATCGGCGCCACGCTGGCCGGGCCGGAGGTCGCGGAATTGCTGCAGCTCGAGATCGGCGCGCCTTTGCTCTCGCTCACCCGCCTGGTCGAGGATGAGGAGGGCAGGGCGGTCGAGCATCTGCACGCCCTCTACCGGCCCGACCGCTTCAATTTCCAGATGCAGCTGCAGCGCACGGGGGCCGATGGCGCCCGCCGCTGGAGCCCCTTGCCGCCCCGTGCGGCCAATACCGAAGAAACCGCCACGTCACGGTCCCCGCGCAGCAAGAGGAACTCGTCATCATGA
- a CDS encoding ABC transporter substrate-binding protein: MTMPRLTITRRGALRAGALLPALAMPGLLRAQPAAVKLGILQPLTGALAQDGDLGRLGATLAAEAINASGGLKALGGAKLELVVADARSNPEAAVQEVEKLQAEGVAAIVGGFASPICLAASQAASRYDLPYIVDVGVSDQITARGLRNTFRFAPGFGMVTKTALENLVRLNDAAGKPCKTVVLVHEDGLFGSGLARLLQTELPKLGFEVLETIAHPTPARDMSNVALRIRSLRPDLVIPSSYYGEFVLLARTMRQQRIRPKGIYAVLNGAASNYRFVKEFPDAADAVMDCNHWHDPRSEEARALKTQVEQGSRLWAYNVPLNYSCVKLVADALEKAGGADRVKLIEALAASNFAGHIMPYGPTKFENGQNTGAGPVNTQVQGGDIKVIFPDTFADARPVFPVQG, translated from the coding sequence ATGACCATGCCCCGCCTGACCATCACGCGCCGTGGCGCGCTGCGCGCCGGCGCGCTGCTGCCGGCGCTGGCCATGCCCGGCCTGCTGCGCGCGCAGCCCGCCGCGGTGAAGCTCGGCATCCTGCAGCCGCTGACCGGCGCGCTGGCGCAGGATGGCGATCTCGGCCGGCTCGGCGCCACTTTGGCGGCGGAGGCGATCAATGCCTCGGGCGGGCTGAAGGCGCTGGGCGGCGCCAAGCTCGAACTCGTCGTGGCCGATGCGCGCTCCAACCCCGAAGCCGCGGTGCAGGAGGTCGAGAAGCTGCAGGCCGAGGGTGTCGCCGCCATCGTCGGCGGCTTCGCCAGCCCGATCTGCCTGGCCGCCAGCCAGGCCGCCTCGCGCTACGATTTGCCCTATATCGTCGATGTCGGCGTTTCCGACCAGATCACCGCGCGCGGCCTGCGCAACACCTTCCGCTTCGCCCCCGGCTTCGGCATGGTGACGAAGACGGCGCTGGAGAACCTGGTCCGCCTCAACGACGCCGCCGGCAAGCCCTGCAAGACGGTGGTGCTGGTGCATGAGGATGGGCTGTTCGGCTCCGGCCTCGCCCGGCTGCTGCAGACCGAGCTGCCCAAGCTCGGCTTCGAGGTGCTGGAGACCATCGCCCATCCGACGCCGGCGCGCGACATGTCGAATGTGGCGCTGCGCATCCGTTCGCTGCGCCCGGACCTCGTCATCCCGTCCAGCTACTATGGCGAATTCGTGCTGCTGGCCCGCACCATGCGGCAGCAGCGCATCCGCCCCAAGGGCATCTACGCCGTGCTGAACGGCGCCGCCTCCAACTACCGCTTCGTCAAGGAGTTCCCGGACGCGGCCGATGCGGTGATGGATTGCAACCACTGGCACGATCCGCGCAGCGAGGAAGCCCGCGCGCTGAAGACGCAGGTGGAGCAGGGCAGCCGCCTCTGGGCCTACAACGTGCCGCTGAACTATTCCTGCGTGAAGCTGGTGGCCGATGCGCTGGAGAAGGCGGGCGGCGCCGACCGCGTGAAGCTGATCGAGGCGCTGGCCGCCTCGAACTTCGCCGGCCACATCATGCCCTATGGCCCGACGAAGTTCGAGAACGGCCAGAACACCGGCGCCGGCCCGGTCAACACCCAGGTGCAGGGCGGCGACATCAAGGTGATCTTCCCCGACACCTTCGCCGACGCCCGCCCCGTCTTCCCCGTGCAGGGCTGA
- a CDS encoding branched-chain amino acid ABC transporter permease — protein MYSPAIVAEAMVNGLMTGAAYALVALGLTLVYGVLHIVNFAHGALLTCAMFAVLGMELLLGIGPYASILPLALLFYGLGYALQRYVIGPSSHGEDRNTLLVTLGLSIILENALLAAFRSDTRSLTGEAGFDVVELGPMLLSRPRMIGFAVALLVAALLWLLLARSDTGRAIRAVAKERFGAQLVGIDPRHIFAVTFGIGCACLAVAACLLLPTFYVNPRVGNAFVLVAFTIVVLGGMGSVAGALVGGLFIGVVESLGGLFLGESLGQLGIFVIFILVLLLRPTGLFGARA, from the coding sequence ATGTACTCTCCCGCCATCGTGGCCGAGGCCATGGTGAACGGGCTGATGACCGGGGCGGCCTACGCCCTGGTCGCGCTCGGCCTCACCCTGGTCTATGGCGTCCTCCACATCGTCAACTTCGCCCATGGCGCGCTGCTGACCTGCGCCATGTTCGCCGTGCTGGGCATGGAGCTGCTGCTGGGCATCGGCCCCTACGCCTCCATCCTGCCGCTGGCGCTGCTCTTCTACGGGCTGGGCTACGCGCTGCAGCGCTATGTCATCGGCCCCTCCAGCCATGGCGAGGACCGCAACACCCTGCTGGTGACGCTGGGCCTGTCCATCATCCTGGAGAATGCCCTGCTCGCCGCCTTCCGGTCCGACACGCGCAGCCTGACGGGCGAGGCCGGCTTCGATGTGGTGGAGCTGGGGCCGATGCTGCTGTCGCGCCCGCGCATGATCGGCTTCGCCGTGGCGCTGCTGGTGGCAGCGCTGCTCTGGCTGCTGCTGGCGCGCAGCGACACCGGCCGCGCCATCCGCGCGGTGGCGAAGGAGCGTTTCGGCGCGCAGCTGGTCGGCATCGACCCGCGCCACATCTTCGCCGTCACCTTCGGCATCGGCTGCGCCTGCCTGGCGGTCGCCGCCTGCCTGCTGCTGCCGACCTTCTACGTCAATCCGCGCGTCGGCAATGCCTTCGTGCTGGTGGCCTTCACCATCGTGGTCCTCGGCGGCATGGGATCGGTGGCCGGCGCGCTGGTGGGCGGGCTGTTCATCGGCGTGGTGGAAAGCCTGGGCGGGCTGTTCCTGGGTGAGAGCCTGGGCCAGCTCGGCATCTTCGTGATCTTCATCCTCGTGCTGCTGCTGCGGCCCACCGGCCTGTTCGGGGCCCGCGCATGA
- a CDS encoding branched-chain amino acid ABC transporter permease, with protein sequence MKPRDLIPLLLLLGALALTPLFASNLLLNFLVSALIIALGAQGWNVLGGYGGQLSFGHAALFGTGAYATAILQTKLGLNAWVGFAAGVALAALAGWVIGFLSFRARLRGSYFALVTLAFAEVLRILANAADFTGGAAGLLIKLQPGLANLQFATRAEALWVVLACILAVALLTLWIDRGRFGAHLVAVRENEDAARALGVDVLATKLRAITLSGAITGAAGCLYAQNFLYLDANIAYGTWISVELLIAAIVGGLGTVLGPVIGALALHGVGEITKGLLGWLTGIDLVLFGIILIGAVAFVPAGLVGALRRLWPGRALP encoded by the coding sequence ATGAAGCCGCGCGACCTGATCCCGCTGCTGCTGCTGCTCGGCGCCCTGGCGCTGACGCCGCTCTTCGCCAGCAACCTGCTGCTGAACTTCCTCGTCTCGGCGCTGATCATCGCGCTCGGCGCGCAGGGCTGGAATGTGCTCGGCGGCTATGGCGGCCAGCTCTCCTTCGGCCATGCCGCGCTGTTCGGCACCGGCGCCTATGCCACCGCCATCCTGCAGACCAAGCTGGGGCTGAATGCCTGGGTGGGCTTCGCCGCCGGCGTGGCGCTGGCCGCGCTGGCCGGCTGGGTGATCGGCTTCCTCAGCTTCCGCGCCCGGCTGCGCGGCTCCTATTTCGCGCTGGTGACGCTGGCCTTCGCCGAGGTGCTGCGCATCCTGGCCAATGCCGCGGACTTCACCGGTGGTGCCGCCGGCCTGCTCATCAAGCTGCAGCCGGGCCTGGCCAACCTGCAATTCGCCACCCGCGCCGAGGCGCTCTGGGTGGTGCTGGCCTGCATCCTGGCCGTGGCACTCCTGACGCTGTGGATCGATCGCGGCCGCTTCGGCGCGCATCTGGTCGCGGTGCGCGAGAATGAGGATGCGGCGCGTGCCCTCGGCGTCGATGTGCTGGCCACCAAGCTGCGCGCCATCACCCTCTCCGGCGCCATCACCGGCGCGGCGGGCTGCCTCTATGCGCAGAATTTTCTCTATCTCGATGCCAACATCGCCTATGGCACCTGGATCTCGGTCGAGCTGCTGATCGCCGCCATCGTCGGCGGGCTCGGCACCGTGCTCGGCCCGGTCATCGGCGCGCTGGCGCTGCATGGCGTGGGCGAGATCACCAAGGGGCTGCTGGGCTGGCTGACCGGCATCGATCTGGTGCTGTTCGGCATCATCCTGATCGGCGCCGTGGCCTTCGTGCCGGCGGGGCTCGTCGGCGCGCTGCGCCGCCTGTGGCCGGGGAGGGCGCTGCCATGA
- a CDS encoding ABC transporter ATP-binding protein produces the protein MTLLVVEGLSKRFGGLLAVDNASMSVPEGSITGLIGPNGAGKTTLFALASGFLAPSAGRVAFAGEDVTAEEPHLRARRGIARTFQIVQPFQGLTVRENIAVGAYLRHKRRDDALQMAETVAQEVGLAPLLDRPAAALTVAGRKRLELARALATEPGLLLLDEVLAGLNPSEVRDILPVLRAIRARGVTILMIEHVMQAVMNLCDHVHVLAQGRMIAEGPPRAVCNDPAVIEAYLGHGAAARIRAEGESHA, from the coding sequence ATGACGCTGCTGGTCGTGGAAGGGCTGAGCAAGCGCTTCGGCGGGCTGCTCGCCGTCGACAACGCTTCGATGTCGGTGCCGGAAGGCTCGATCACCGGGCTGATCGGGCCGAATGGCGCCGGCAAGACCACGCTCTTCGCCCTGGCCTCGGGTTTCCTGGCGCCGAGCGCCGGCCGCGTGGCCTTCGCCGGCGAGGATGTGACGGCGGAGGAGCCGCATTTGCGCGCCCGCCGTGGCATCGCCCGCACCTTCCAGATCGTGCAGCCCTTCCAGGGGCTGACGGTGCGGGAGAACATCGCCGTTGGCGCCTATCTGCGCCACAAGCGGCGCGACGACGCGCTGCAGATGGCCGAGACGGTGGCGCAGGAGGTCGGCCTCGCCCCGCTGCTGGACCGCCCCGCCGCCGCGCTGACGGTCGCCGGCCGCAAGCGGTTGGAACTGGCCCGCGCGCTGGCCACCGAGCCCGGCCTGCTGCTGCTGGACGAGGTGCTGGCCGGCCTCAACCCTTCCGAGGTGCGCGACATCCTGCCGGTGCTGCGCGCCATCCGCGCGCGCGGCGTCACCATCCTGATGATCGAGCATGTGATGCAGGCGGTGATGAATCTCTGCGACCATGTGCATGTCCTGGCCCAGGGGCGGATGATCGCCGAGGGGCCGCCGCGCGCCGTCTGCAACGACCCCGCCGTCATCGAGGCCTATCTCGGCCATGGCGCGGCGGCGCGCATCCGGGCGGAGGGCGAATCCCATGCTTGA
- a CDS encoding ABC transporter ATP-binding protein, which translates to MLEVSGLRAGYGAVEVLRGLDMQVGQGEIVAVLGANGVGKTTLNKVLSGVLRPSAGEIRFDGTRIGRATPDAIVAAGLIHVPEGRRIFPTMSVRENLELGSYRRGKPRRARNLEHVFEVFPRLRERMGQAAGTLSGGEQQMLAIGRGMMAEPKLLILDEPSLGLSPLLVEEMFTLIRRLNADGLPILLVEQNVVQSLEIASRAYILENGCFALSGSAAEVRDDPELRRAYLGM; encoded by the coding sequence ATGCTTGAGGTCAGTGGCCTGCGCGCCGGCTATGGCGCGGTGGAGGTGCTGCGCGGCCTCGACATGCAGGTGGGGCAGGGCGAGATCGTCGCCGTGCTGGGCGCCAATGGCGTCGGCAAGACGACGCTGAACAAGGTGCTCTCCGGCGTGCTGCGGCCGAGCGCGGGGGAGATCCGCTTCGACGGCACGCGCATCGGCCGCGCCACGCCGGATGCCATCGTCGCCGCCGGGCTGATCCATGTGCCCGAGGGTCGCCGCATCTTCCCCACCATGAGCGTGCGGGAGAATCTCGAGCTTGGTTCCTATCGCCGCGGCAAGCCGCGCCGTGCGCGCAACCTCGAGCACGTCTTCGAGGTGTTCCCGCGCCTGCGCGAGCGCATGGGCCAGGCCGCCGGCACCCTGTCCGGCGGCGAGCAGCAGATGCTGGCCATCGGACGCGGCATGATGGCCGAGCCGAAGCTGTTGATCCTCGACGAACCCTCGCTCGGCCTGTCGCCGCTGCTGGTCGAGGAGATGTTCACCCTGATCCGCCGGCTGAATGCCGACGGCCTGCCCATCCTGCTGGTCGAGCAGAATGTGGTGCAGTCGCTGGAGATCGCCTCGCGCGCCTACATCCTGGAAAACGGCTGCTTCGCCCTGTCGGGCAGCGCCGCCGAGGTGCGCGACGATCCCGAGCTGCGCCGCGCCTATCTCGGCATGTGA
- a CDS encoding MmgE/PrpD family protein has translation MSIVTPGILPASVLLQQRRPDWLTEWGRFAAGFSTADLPPEALQRARLVLLDSIGVIAAGMQEPELSSLLAQPNYAGGGSAMAIGAGRALPPLLAAFANGTAGTMLELDEGNQYARGHPAIHVVPAVLAAAPRDGAALLGAIALGYELGARIGIASKLRVTMHPHGTWGTPAAFLSVAHLRGAQAETIIQGLNIASSFGLSTSRRTMLEGATVRNSYAGFSNQLGLMAWDLVQSGFTGETDGIGAVYGGIIAEDFSQSTMTEELGTRWEIARNYFKRHAACRYTHGALDALAELRERLPQLAPEQIERIEVDTYVWAAQLDLPAPSNMLSAKFSIPFALATTLLHGSASVPAFRPPALRNEAVRALAARVVVREDAALTARLPGLRPARVALILRDGTRHQAEVLTNRGDTEDPYSEDDILQKFRELAEPVWGTAHATALIQAVQGVDRTGGLDALTPLLAAPPRSPAR, from the coding sequence ATGAGCATTGTCACGCCCGGGATCCTTCCGGCCTCCGTGCTGCTGCAACAGCGGCGCCCGGATTGGCTGACGGAATGGGGCCGCTTCGCCGCCGGCTTCTCCACCGCCGATCTGCCGCCGGAGGCGCTGCAGCGCGCGCGCTTGGTGCTGCTCGACAGCATCGGTGTCATCGCCGCCGGCATGCAGGAGCCGGAGCTTTCCTCCCTGCTGGCGCAGCCGAACTATGCCGGCGGCGGCTCCGCCATGGCGATCGGCGCGGGGCGCGCGCTGCCGCCGCTGCTCGCCGCCTTCGCCAATGGCACCGCCGGCACCATGCTGGAGCTGGATGAGGGCAACCAGTATGCGCGCGGCCACCCCGCCATCCATGTGGTGCCGGCCGTGCTGGCCGCCGCACCCCGCGATGGCGCGGCGCTGCTGGGCGCCATCGCGCTGGGCTATGAGCTCGGCGCGCGCATCGGCATCGCCAGCAAGCTGCGCGTCACCATGCACCCGCACGGCACTTGGGGCACCCCGGCCGCCTTTTTGTCAGTGGCGCATCTGCGGGGCGCGCAGGCGGAGACGATCATCCAGGGGTTGAACATCGCCTCCAGCTTCGGCCTCTCCACCAGCCGCCGCACCATGCTGGAAGGGGCGACGGTGCGGAACAGCTATGCCGGCTTCTCCAACCAGCTCGGTCTGATGGCCTGGGACCTGGTGCAATCCGGCTTCACCGGCGAGACGGATGGCATCGGCGCCGTCTATGGCGGCATCATCGCCGAGGATTTTTCCCAGTCGACGATGACCGAGGAACTCGGCACGCGCTGGGAGATCGCGCGCAACTACTTCAAGCGCCACGCCGCCTGCCGCTACACCCATGGCGCGCTGGATGCGCTGGCCGAGCTGCGCGAACGTCTGCCGCAGCTGGCGCCGGAGCAGATCGAGCGCATCGAGGTCGACACCTATGTCTGGGCCGCGCAGCTCGACCTGCCGGCGCCCTCCAACATGCTGTCGGCGAAATTCTCCATCCCCTTCGCCCTGGCCACGACGCTGCTGCATGGCAGCGCCAGCGTGCCCGCCTTCCGGCCGCCGGCCCTGCGGAATGAGGCGGTGCGCGCCCTCGCCGCGCGGGTGGTGGTGCGGGAGGATGCGGCGCTGACCGCGCGCCTGCCCGGGCTGCGTCCCGCGCGCGTGGCGCTGATCCTGCGCGACGGCACGCGGCACCAGGCCGAGGTGCTGACCAATCGCGGCGACACCGAGGACCCCTATTCCGAGGACGACATCCTGCAGAAATTCCGCGAATTGGCGGAACCCGTCTGGGGAACAGCGCATGCGACCGCGCTGATCCAGGCGGTGCAGGGCGTCGACCGGACCGGCGGATTGGATGCGCTGACACCCCTCTTGGCGGCACCGCCGCGGAGCCCTGCCCGATGA
- a CDS encoding oxaloacetate decarboxylase, with product MSLKTSLASAAPVVAPGVYDALTASIAADAGFRALYVSGAAIAYTRLGRPDIGLVSMTEVAETVGLIRDRVGLPLVVDADNGHGNALNTQRTVRMFERAGATALQLEDQTLPKRCGHLQGKSLISAGEMAGKVKAAVDARHSAETLVIARTDAVAVEGMEAALDRARLYAEAGADVLFVEAPRSREQMARIATELGGLRPLLANMVEGGDTPISSAAALGEMGFRLVIFPGGIVRALAHTARDYYASLAAHGSNQPFAERMFDFGALNALIGTPEMLALGETYADFERKEGTA from the coding sequence ATGAGCCTGAAAACCAGCCTGGCGAGCGCGGCGCCCGTCGTCGCCCCGGGCGTCTATGACGCGCTGACCGCCAGCATCGCCGCCGATGCCGGCTTTCGCGCCCTCTATGTCTCCGGCGCCGCCATTGCCTATACGCGGCTCGGCCGCCCGGATATCGGCCTGGTCTCGATGACCGAGGTGGCCGAGACGGTCGGGCTGATCCGCGACCGCGTCGGCCTGCCGCTGGTGGTCGATGCCGACAATGGCCATGGCAATGCGCTGAACACCCAGCGCACCGTGCGCATGTTCGAGCGCGCCGGCGCCACCGCCCTGCAGCTCGAGGACCAGACGCTGCCGAAGCGCTGCGGCCACCTCCAGGGCAAGTCGCTGATCTCCGCCGGTGAGATGGCCGGCAAGGTCAAGGCCGCCGTCGATGCGCGCCACAGCGCGGAGACGCTGGTCATCGCCCGCACCGATGCGGTGGCGGTGGAGGGCATGGAGGCGGCGCTGGACCGCGCCCGCCTCTATGCCGAGGCCGGCGCGGATGTCCTCTTCGTCGAGGCGCCGCGCTCGCGCGAGCAGATGGCGCGCATCGCCACCGAGCTCGGCGGGCTGCGCCCGCTGCTGGCCAATATGGTGGAGGGCGGCGACACGCCGATCTCCAGCGCCGCCGCGCTCGGCGAGATGGGCTTCCGCCTGGTGATCTTCCCCGGCGGCATCGTCCGCGCGCTGGCGCATACGGCGCGCGACTACTACGCCTCGCTGGCGGCACATGGCAGCAACCAGCCCTTCGCCGAACGGATGTTCGATTTCGGCGCGCTGAACGCGCTGATCGGCACGCCGGAGATGCTGGCGCTGGGCGAAACCTACGCGGATTTCGAACGCAAGGAGGGCACGGCGTGA